A genomic region of Mus musculus strain C57BL/6J chromosome 7, GRCm38.p6 C57BL/6J contains the following coding sequences:
- the Zfp507 gene encoding zinc finger protein 507 isoform X2 translates to MEESSSIAMLVQEIGEPEAVLTAEGVLSPSSEVDQQRKAKADPLVHVIQKLSKIVGHEKSQKCLLIGKKRPRPSETANSLEKLENCEIPAKATESPAAGVRKTEMSQASSTLASNDGKAMSYQCSLCKFLSPSFSVLKEHVKQHGQQHDVMLMCSECHATSRSQQELEAHVVSEHENSASSQARSSPSGQGATERKSETMVDIPVNMGSPQTHAVQSAAMAESGRRKWYAYEQYGMYRCLFCSYTCGQQRMLKTHAWKHAGEVNCSYPIFENENEPLGLLASSMSAAPGGVDAVVIAIGDSELSIHNGPSVQVQICSSDPPSSSPLEQSTEEGVHLNQAVTLDANEEEMLEVMSDSEENLFADSLLSSAQKIISSSPNKKGHVNVIVERLPSAEETLPPKHFLINAEMEEGKSPSPSEAQTGCVGAGNMYHADKCTVDIGGLIIGWSSAEKKDSELSKGLAPDENAPPGRRRTNSESLRLHSLAAEALVTMPIRAAELTRASLGHYGDINLLDPDTGQRQSQLRNHEREQHCLPNTLSVASNEPRISRDAADGKCAQEGNKPSTQKQYRCDVCDYTSTTYVGVRNHRRVHNSDKPYRCSLCGYVCSHPPSLKSHMWKHASDQNYNYEQVNKAINDAISQSARVLGKSRGKPLLTSSEERTGPTTGSPENLVSSSELTSQLPGEVMDASELEKLNPTGCSSDVSGRSCSLAAPGTEYCVLLFCCCICGFESTSKESLLDHMKEHEGEIVSIILNKDHSTALNAN, encoded by the exons ATGGAAGAAAGCAGCAGCATTGCCATGTTGGTGCAAGAGATTGGAGAACCGGAGGCTGTGTTAACTGCTGAAGGAGTCCTCAGCCCTTCCTCAGAAGTTGACCAACAAAGAAAAGCTAAAGCAGATCCATTGGTCCACGTTATCCAGAAGCTAAGCAAGATAGTGGGGCATGAGAAGTCACAAAAATGTCTACTGATTGGGAAAAAGCGCCCACGTCCAAGTGAGACAGCAAACTCTCTTGAAAAGCTAGAGAACTGTGAGATTCCAGCTAAAGCCACTGAGTCCCCTGCTGCTGGGGTTAGGAAAACCGAGATGTCACAGGCAAGTTCCACTCTTGCTTCAAATGATGGGAAGGCTATGTCCTACCAGTGTAGCCTTTGTAAGTTCCTGTCACCATCCTTTTCTGTGCTGAAAGAGCACGTCAAGCAGCATGGGCAGCAGCATGACGTGATGCTCATGTGCTCGGAGTGCCACGCCACCTCCAGGAGCCAGCAGGAGCTCGAAGCGCACGTGGTGAGTGAGCACGAGAACAGTGCCAGTAGCCAGGCCCGGTCCAGCCCCTCCGGTCAGGGAGccacagaaagaaagagtgagaccATGGTAGACATCCCAGTGAACATGGGCAGTCCACAGACCCATGCTGTCCAGAGTGCAGCCATGGCAGAGTCGGGTCGGAGGAAGTGGTATGCATATGAACAGTATGGCATGTACCGGTGCTTATTCTGTAGCTACACCTGCGGCCAGCAGCGGATGTTAAAGACACATGCTTGGAAACATGCAGGGGAAGTTAACTGCTCCTACCCAATCTTTGAGAATGAAAATGAGCCCCTTGGCCTTCTGGCTTCTTCTATGTCTGCTGCACCTGGTGGGGTTGATGCAGTTGTCATTGCTATTGGGGACAGCGAGCTGAGCATCCACAATGGGCCATCTGTACAAGTACAGATTTGCAGCTCTGACCCACCGTCTTCATCTCCTTTAGAACAAAGCACAGAGGAGGGAGTACACCTAAACCAGGCAGTCACGCTGGACGCTAACGAGGAAGAAATGCTGGAGGTGATGTCTGATTCCGAGGAGAATCTCTTTGCTGATAGTTTGCTATCTTCAGCACAGAAAATCATTAGCAGTAGCCCAAACAAAAAAGGTCACGTGAATGTCATTGTGGAACGTTTGCCAAGTGCTGAAGAAACCCTCCCACCAAAACATTTCCTCATTAATGCCGAAATGGAAGAGGGGAAGAGCCCGAGCCCCTCCGAAGCCCAGACTGGGTGTGTAGGAGCAGGAAATATGTACCATGCTGATAAATGTACTGTTGATATTGGGGGGTTGATCATCGGCTGGAGCAGTGCAGAGAAGAAAGACAGTGAGCTAAGTAAGGGCCTGGCTCCTGATGAGAATGCCCCACCAGGACGGAGAAGGACAAATTCTGAGTCTCTCAGGCTGCACTCCTTAGCTGCAGAAGCCCTTGTCACCATGCCGATAAGAGCTGCTGAACTAACAAGAGCCAGCCTTGGGCACTATGGGGACATAAACCTTTTAGATCCAGACACTGGACAAAGGCAG agccAACTGAGGAATCATGAGAGAGAGCAGCACTGCCTGCCCAACACCTTGTCAGTAGCTTCGAATGAGCCAAGAATTTCCCGTGATGCCGCTGATGGAAAGTGTGCTCAGGAAG GGAACAAGCCTTCAACCCAGAAACAGTAtaggtgtgatgtgtgtgattaCACAAGTACAACGTACGTCGGCGTCAGGAACCACAGACGAGTCCATAACTCAGATAAGCCATACAG GTGCTccttgtgtgggtatgtgtgcagcCACCCCCCTTCCTTGAAGTCACACATGTGGAAACATGCAAGTGACCAGAACTACAACTACGAGCAAGTTAACAAGGCCATCAATGATGCAATCTCACAAAGCGCCAG AGTTCTGGGGAAATCCCGTGGGAAACCGCTCTTAACCAGCAGTGAAGAGAGAACTGGCCCTACCACAGGCAGTCCAGAAAACTTGGTGTCGTCCTCAGAGCTCACTTCCCAGCTGCCCGGTGAAGTTATGGACGCCAGCGAGCTTGAGAAACTGAACCCCACAGGCTGCAGCTCTGACGTCTCAGGAAGAAGCTGCAGCCTGGCCGCACCAGGCACCGAGTACTGCGTGTTGCTCTTCTGCTGCTGCATCTGCGGCTTTGAGTCAACCAGCAAGGAGAGCCTCCTGGATCACATGAAGGAACATGAGGGGGAGATCGTCAGCATCATCCTGAACAAGGACCACAGCACAGCCCTGAATGCCAACTAG
- the Zfp507 gene encoding zinc finger protein 507 isoform X1, giving the protein MEESSSIAMLVQEIGEPEAVLTAEGVLSPSSEVDQQRKAKADPLVHVIQKLSKIVGHEKSQKCLLIGKKRPRPSETANSLEKLENCEIPAKATESPAAGVRKTEMSQASSTLASNDGKAMSYQCSLCKFLSPSFSVLKEHVKQHGQQHDVMLMCSECHATSRSQQELEAHVVSEHENSASSQARSSPSGQGATERKSETMVDIPVNMGSPQTHAVQSAAMAESGRRKWYAYEQYGMYRCLFCSYTCGQQRMLKTHAWKHAGEVNCSYPIFENENEPLGLLASSMSAAPGGVDAVVIAIGDSELSIHNGPSVQVQICSSDPPSSSPLEQSTEEGVHLNQAVTLDANEEEMLEVMSDSEENLFADSLLSSAQKIISSSPNKKGHVNVIVERLPSAEETLPPKHFLINAEMEEGKSPSPSEAQTGCVGAGNMYHADKCTVDIGGLIIGWSSAEKKDSELSKGLAPDENAPPGRRRTNSESLRLHSLAAEALVTMPIRAAELTRASLGHYGDINLLDPDTGQRQVSGPLATYSKKIMSPLKNSTDGVTSFNQSNSTVVALPEGRQELSDGQVKTGISMSLLTVIEKLRERTDQNASDDDILKELQDNAQCQPNSDGSLLGSNVVEYIPDAERPYRCRLCNYSSGNRGYIKQHLRVHRQRQPYQCPICEHIAENSKDLESHMINHCKTRIHQCKQCKESFHYKSQLRNHEREQHCLPNTLSVASNEPRISRDAADGKCAQEGNKPSTQKQYRCDVCDYTSTTYVGVRNHRRVHNSDKPYRCSLCGYVCSHPPSLKSHMWKHASDQNYNYEQVNKAINDAISQSARVLGKSRGKPLLTSSEERTGPTTGSPENLVSSSELTSQLPGEVMDASELEKLNPTGCSSDVSGRSCSLAAPGTEYCVLLFCCCICGFESTSKESLLDHMKEHEGEIVSIILNKDHSTALNAN; this is encoded by the exons ATGGAAGAAAGCAGCAGCATTGCCATGTTGGTGCAAGAGATTGGAGAACCGGAGGCTGTGTTAACTGCTGAAGGAGTCCTCAGCCCTTCCTCAGAAGTTGACCAACAAAGAAAAGCTAAAGCAGATCCATTGGTCCACGTTATCCAGAAGCTAAGCAAGATAGTGGGGCATGAGAAGTCACAAAAATGTCTACTGATTGGGAAAAAGCGCCCACGTCCAAGTGAGACAGCAAACTCTCTTGAAAAGCTAGAGAACTGTGAGATTCCAGCTAAAGCCACTGAGTCCCCTGCTGCTGGGGTTAGGAAAACCGAGATGTCACAGGCAAGTTCCACTCTTGCTTCAAATGATGGGAAGGCTATGTCCTACCAGTGTAGCCTTTGTAAGTTCCTGTCACCATCCTTTTCTGTGCTGAAAGAGCACGTCAAGCAGCATGGGCAGCAGCATGACGTGATGCTCATGTGCTCGGAGTGCCACGCCACCTCCAGGAGCCAGCAGGAGCTCGAAGCGCACGTGGTGAGTGAGCACGAGAACAGTGCCAGTAGCCAGGCCCGGTCCAGCCCCTCCGGTCAGGGAGccacagaaagaaagagtgagaccATGGTAGACATCCCAGTGAACATGGGCAGTCCACAGACCCATGCTGTCCAGAGTGCAGCCATGGCAGAGTCGGGTCGGAGGAAGTGGTATGCATATGAACAGTATGGCATGTACCGGTGCTTATTCTGTAGCTACACCTGCGGCCAGCAGCGGATGTTAAAGACACATGCTTGGAAACATGCAGGGGAAGTTAACTGCTCCTACCCAATCTTTGAGAATGAAAATGAGCCCCTTGGCCTTCTGGCTTCTTCTATGTCTGCTGCACCTGGTGGGGTTGATGCAGTTGTCATTGCTATTGGGGACAGCGAGCTGAGCATCCACAATGGGCCATCTGTACAAGTACAGATTTGCAGCTCTGACCCACCGTCTTCATCTCCTTTAGAACAAAGCACAGAGGAGGGAGTACACCTAAACCAGGCAGTCACGCTGGACGCTAACGAGGAAGAAATGCTGGAGGTGATGTCTGATTCCGAGGAGAATCTCTTTGCTGATAGTTTGCTATCTTCAGCACAGAAAATCATTAGCAGTAGCCCAAACAAAAAAGGTCACGTGAATGTCATTGTGGAACGTTTGCCAAGTGCTGAAGAAACCCTCCCACCAAAACATTTCCTCATTAATGCCGAAATGGAAGAGGGGAAGAGCCCGAGCCCCTCCGAAGCCCAGACTGGGTGTGTAGGAGCAGGAAATATGTACCATGCTGATAAATGTACTGTTGATATTGGGGGGTTGATCATCGGCTGGAGCAGTGCAGAGAAGAAAGACAGTGAGCTAAGTAAGGGCCTGGCTCCTGATGAGAATGCCCCACCAGGACGGAGAAGGACAAATTCTGAGTCTCTCAGGCTGCACTCCTTAGCTGCAGAAGCCCTTGTCACCATGCCGATAAGAGCTGCTGAACTAACAAGAGCCAGCCTTGGGCACTATGGGGACATAAACCTTTTAGATCCAGACACTGGACAAAGGCAGGTCAGTGGTCCATTGgcaacatactcaaaaaaaatcATGTCTCCTCTTAAGAATTCTACAGATGGAGTAACAAGTTTTAACCAAAGCAATTCCACTGTGGTAGCTCTCCCAGAGGGAAGGCAGGAATTGTCAGATGGGCAAGTTAAGACAGGCATCAGTATGTCCCTTCTTACCGTAATAGAAAAACTGAGAGAAAGGACAGACCAGAATGCATCAGATGATGACATTTTGAAAGAGTTGCAGGACAATGCCCAGTGTCAGCCCAACAGCGATGGGAGTTTGTTGGGGTCCAACGTGGTGGAGTACATCCCAGATGCCGAGCGGCCCTACCGATGCCGCCTGTGCAACTACTCAAGTGGCAACAGGGGCTACATCAAGCAGCACCTGCGTGTCCATCGGCAGAGGCAGCCTTACCAGTGTCCTATCTGTGAGCACATAGCTGAGAACAGCAAAGACTTGGAAAGCCACATGATCAACCACTGTAAAACCAGAATACACCAATGTAAGCAGTGCAAAGAATCTTTCCATTACAAG agccAACTGAGGAATCATGAGAGAGAGCAGCACTGCCTGCCCAACACCTTGTCAGTAGCTTCGAATGAGCCAAGAATTTCCCGTGATGCCGCTGATGGAAAGTGTGCTCAGGAAG GGAACAAGCCTTCAACCCAGAAACAGTAtaggtgtgatgtgtgtgattaCACAAGTACAACGTACGTCGGCGTCAGGAACCACAGACGAGTCCATAACTCAGATAAGCCATACAG GTGCTccttgtgtgggtatgtgtgcagcCACCCCCCTTCCTTGAAGTCACACATGTGGAAACATGCAAGTGACCAGAACTACAACTACGAGCAAGTTAACAAGGCCATCAATGATGCAATCTCACAAAGCGCCAG AGTTCTGGGGAAATCCCGTGGGAAACCGCTCTTAACCAGCAGTGAAGAGAGAACTGGCCCTACCACAGGCAGTCCAGAAAACTTGGTGTCGTCCTCAGAGCTCACTTCCCAGCTGCCCGGTGAAGTTATGGACGCCAGCGAGCTTGAGAAACTGAACCCCACAGGCTGCAGCTCTGACGTCTCAGGAAGAAGCTGCAGCCTGGCCGCACCAGGCACCGAGTACTGCGTGTTGCTCTTCTGCTGCTGCATCTGCGGCTTTGAGTCAACCAGCAAGGAGAGCCTCCTGGATCACATGAAGGAACATGAGGGGGAGATCGTCAGCATCATCCTGAACAAGGACCACAGCACAGCCCTGAATGCCAACTAG